CTGCTACTTCGCGGCACTTGGGATAGATGGCGCGACCGGCGCTCACCAATATGGCGGCGCGCTTTGAATTCACGGTGTTCTAGTCTATACGCTACGCTTGTTTGTTGGAAATGTCCAAACCTGGTCAAGGGTCCGTTAAACGCCTGGTTTATATAGAGATGTGTTGAGAAGAATACGCAGAAAAATCAGGTTGGTAAACAATTATATACGTTCTTGATGCTTGCTAAATGTTGAAATGGGCTTCTTGCGCAGCAAAACTaagtggaaagaagaggaggcaGAAAGAGCACCATGACACATTTTTTCTTTCCACTTAGTTTTGGTGCGCCTGAACCACATTTCAAACATGAACTAAGTAGCCCAACATCGTACTCTGGTGATAAACGTTGTCGACGTTGGAAGCGTTGGTACGTTCCCACGTGTAATCGCAGGTTTTCAGCGTTTTAAGCTTGTGTATTTACAAATTCCGGTGTGCTTTTATTTTTGTTAGGAAACAAATTTCCAGCTCCTCTAGTCATTATTCACCTGAATGATTGGTGCGTTCTTGCTGGCTATAATGCTGGGACGGGAGAATAAAATGTTTCCATGCACCAGCGATCGATGTGAGACTCTTCCTTTCAGCAATGGAATAATTTCGTTCAATCGATTGATTGACCTCTAGCTAATAACTCTTGCATACTTGCGGAATTATCTGCGCCATTTTCAGTCAGAATAGCACTTATGGCCCCAGGCTGCTTCGTTCTACTTGGTGTGGTTTTGAAGCAGTGCACAAGCGGCACGACTGAGACAAGGTTTTCTGGTGAATGAAATGAAGCTGACATTATTTCGTGTGGCTAATTAACGTGCCAACATGCGTGACCGACGTAGCGTACTATACCTATGtgtgagctagagcactgcacgtgctCGGGCTCacccgaaagcccggacccggcccgggccgggtagggcagtttttttacgggctcgggccgggctcgggcacggcatgggctttttgacccgggccgggctcgggtattttgatgcgggccagggccgggctcggactttctggtggtgtgcatgtaacgtgcagcgagttatcctcgcgcgtctcgactctgaaaaacctgttgccccggcacagctggaagctagcagtgctactcctgtgtactccccttttcttcttccgtcgtactttgcgctgtttgaacagaatgtaaaattcCACAAATATCGAAGTCACATCAAACCAAAGGAtctcattgtattccttacctaaatgaATGTATTAATTccttcagcgcggtgtaagcgcgttcgcgacttgctgattcttcaaaggcgaattggtgaAACGATTACTGgcaagataagataattcgtcacgcggctgaaatatggcactgcgtccatctatgattgcacgcatgttctcaaccagccgcctagcagcagcgcattacgctgcaccatggaggaacgagaagctttctttctccatttactccatccatgcgctgcgctcaggacctgtcgtggcgtggagatcagtggtcgtggctgcgcttcggctagagtgtactagaatacggttgagtgggacgagcggctggggcggcgcatgctttgcagtgaggcgcccgacgtggaaaaatactgtggcggcgtggcgatagacgtggattgggccgcatcaaagtcgcgccgttggaaagtgctggcggtactgctcggcagggtcattcgtactacttctcgTGCTGGTATtcgcgttcagaccgctcaaatagtgttcataattgcatatgacatgtatttatgccttaagaataaattcctttcattctcttctttattttattttttaaatgccactcggtggtctttttcggtctcgggccgggttcgggccggtttcgagccgggctcaggccgtgcttgggcctaaggtaaagggtcGCGGGCTgggtcgggcgggtaacgtagattatttccgggcccgggccgggcccgggtcttaccataaaagttttggtcgggcttgggccgtgcccgggctgaaaaaatcgggccgtgcagtgctctagcctcaGCCATTCAACAAGGATAAACGTTGCCAAAAATTGGGCTAAATAGAAACAGTGCAATATTGCGAAATAACAGGCAATTATCCCGCACCTGCCGCAGTTTTCTCTCGCGGGGCCATCCATCAGAAAGCATATCAAGAAATAACCTGTCACGTTCAACATTGCTCAAGGTCCTTCTTTCCTCGCACAATAACACAAGAGAACAACCTACCTACAGACATGGGTGAAATTAGGAAAATTCTAAGAGCTCATTCTCTTTTTCTAGCTGAGCCATATGTCTCTTTATTTTTGCGGACTGTCAAGTGCTTGTTGCGCAAAAAGGTATAGACATCTCCCTGTTTGCTAACAGCGTGACATCATTTCGAGTGCCCCTCTCGTCTGCAGAACCTTCAAATTCGGCtctggttggcaaaaaaaaaaaaaaaaaaaaacaagttcatGTGACCTGTTTGCTCTGCATAAGAGCGCCGCTTGTATATCACCTGCTGCGATCGTAATTCTGGCAAATGGCTATATTTAAAAGTGACAGCATCTACGAACTGTGCTTAGAAAGTGTAATCGTCCCCGTTTTACCGGCacaacaacgtagcgttgttgccgagtgcatgaTTCCCTTAAGTCAGCATGTAGTGATTTCCTAAGAATGTgcctcttccgtagatcaaacaGCCACAAAAGTTTACGAAAGCGATCATTTTATCACAGACGATGCAAATTTTCACGGTACCGAAATGATATTTCGCTTAAATGACTGGTCTTCGAACAAAAAATACATATATTCCATTGCCGTGAGGGTACTAACTTGCGCCTCACTTACACTGAAGTGTTAAGCAATATACAATATGAACTTCGTCGACAACTATCAGCCATACCGGTCACGGCACCTCGGTGGAGCCGTACCCAGTGGCGGCGCCTACATTCAGATAATTAAGgcggaaatgcaaaaacacttttTACCTTGCTTTAGGAGCACGGTaggaaaccccaggtggtcaaaactaatccggagcctttcCTTACATAGTCCTCCATAtgccgctgtgcagcttaggtACGTTAAACacaataatttaattttaattattagtcATCGTCATGTGAATTTGGAAATCAAAAACCTACATAAATACATAATTCGTTGCGCGTTAACTTCAATGTATGTGCTGTCTccctttgctgctctcaactttaaAAGACCCAACTTCTGCATGCTTATGTGCATCATCCGAGCATGAAGTTCGTGCCGTAAAGGTAATTATAACAATAACCATAACGAATAAAGTTCGCTTTTATACTTAAGACCTATGAGATCTGCGATAAAATGCGATAAATTGAAGGGTTTCCTGCTTGTGCATTCCCCGGGGTGAAATGTATACACGCAGCCTCTACAATGGTCAGAACATGCTAGGAGCTAATGTACAGTCATAGCTTTCAGTCGATAGATTAGGCTCACACGAAGTTTTCTTGTCTTCTCTCCTTTCTCAAcactctctccccccccccccccccgcgcgcacAGCGCACGTGGCACCGATACACATGGGCTAACTAAACATCGCGTGGCATTCATTCTTACCTGTTCAGAAATTACGGGTTCTGAGGTTCTATCGACGCCTAATCACTACGACTGGCCTTATTACATGCAACGCGCGCCCACATTCTCGCAAGCGAGATGTGTTGCTAATCGCGTAGTGcaccacacaaacacacacagacgTAATGTGGTCTATTTCCCTGCGCAAAGatgagccgatatcgtcgctgtttctcgccgcacactttaccacaCCCCAAGAAACGAGGCAGACTTCCAAGGAAAAGCAGATATTCTTCATCGTACAAATCATCACATACCACCACGTGGTTCACGTTCgcaaataaaaacaacaaaaaaaaactagaaaaataaACCCCGCgagagtgagaaagcgcgccagcagcagcgggcgaattgaccttcgcgctctctctcgtctcgcttcaacgcaatcTAAATGTCAAACGCAGAGCGCCTaggaagctaccggcactcggtgcatgcactttgtccccatcgcagatcactttgaagatgaggcccgcgggggcgcgcacttcgcccgcatcgcagatagcgttcaagatacggcacggccgtgctgtaagcagcagccgacggagcagaacgccccctaccccctccctctccatcgcctcgcctccgtgcctcaCGCGCACGAAAGACGACCGcacgcttccggcctgccttcctgcctcgcgttcgctacattgagccgcgattgccggctcccctcgtacgctttcactcgcacacacagcgtacggcgcgcggccacgattttatcgccgttggaatttatacgcaaaacctcacggcgacgatgacggcgacggcagaactgcgcttggagtgtccataatattgctaccgcaataaaaggtCAATGTCGCCAGATTTTCGTCAGGCAGTTTACCACACACCGATCTTCTCCGACACGCAATGCTGCTATTCTGGGTGGCAAGAAAATTGAGGAGActcaagtaaaaagaaaaaaaaagaagaaaaggataAAGAAACGTGTCCACGTGGCGCTTATCTACACCaaggatcatcatcatgatcatcatgcgCGACTGCACCACGCCAGAAAGTCGGCCGCGGCTGTGTTTTATCAACCACAGTCACTgcacgtgcgccggtgacgtcacgctgtgacgtcgccggcgCCGCGTGACGTACTCCAGGCGAGGTCTATTCTTTGCAGATATTGAAGTTGTGTACTAAGGTTTTGTAGTGTTCCCCCACGTTGTGCGCATGCGTAAGGTAATCTATTCTTTCTCATAACAAGTAGTTTTTTAATAGGTTCAGCTACGATTGACTTGCACCTCCTCAGTTTACATTTTCCATACTTCGCAACGATTCTATGCTTGGTCTCACTGTATTGCTTATATTATGTTGATTTGCCTGCTCCGTACCCACTACCCCGCGCCctagttacagctcaggccgacctctctgcctttctgtaaacttttctctctctatccCGCCCTCACCACCGCCACCTCTCCTTTGTAATACCCGCTCTCAGAGGGCCTTTAGCGCTatcttgaataaataaatgaaagaataaataaataaataaataaataaataaataaataaataaataaataaataaataaataaataaataaataaataaataaacctttcATCAGACTGAACCAATGTGGGCGCACCTGCACGGTCACATTGCGAGCCACGAGGACCGAGTAAGCGTGGGCCGACACCGCTTGCGAGAAGGACGCCTCGAAAGGACACGGGCTCTCGTCCACGGGAAGCATGAGCACCACGTGCTTGGCCGTCGACTTCTCCAGGCCCAGGTCGCAGCTTTGGTTTGCGTAGACGAACACTGCTTCGCGGAATGTCTGCGAAAAAGAGCGAAACGTGCTCAGCTAGAggtaaaaaaataattttacgTGATGCCTGTGATTCCGCGAGTCTCGTAGCAGGGAGAAAAGTAGAATTATCTTTTCTTCCCTTTTCTGACTTACCGAAATAAAGCTATAGTGATATAGCTTAACAAGTGTTTGAAACAAGCTCGTGGCTCTGACTTCCCTGAACTGCACCAGCCTTTAACTTGAAAAACTGAGCGTGTTCAATAATATCGGCTGTCACAGACAGCATACATGCCGAGCTATTCAATCTGGTGGAGTACATCCGCATTGCTAGTGAAGCTTCGTTAGTGGCAGTGTTAGTGACTGTCACGATCGCGAACGTTCACGGAGGGGTACGTGCTGTATCCCAATGCTGTCACGCACTCGTAACGCTGGACACAATGAGTGGTGCACGCCAACTGGCACATGTCAGAAACTTGCTGGTGTAGTTGAAGTGGCTACGGCGTTTAGCTGCATAGCACGAAAGAAACTCCCGATTGTAATGCTTTGGAGGCGAAATGCCAGAAAAGTTCGTGTGTTGAAATTTCAGGGCACGTTAGGGAACCTCGGCCAGACTAAATCATGACGGATGTCCCTCGACATTACAATGTGGCTGTACAATGTAAAAATCCATCAGTTGTCATTTGCAATGACATAAAAAAATCGGAATGAACCCACGTCATTTTCTTTGCCGTATGGAGGTCGCTTGAAGCGGGTCGACACGTAGGCGCAGTGAAGAGATTCGAAGCCCGAGGCATCGCGATAGCGTAGAATTCCAAGCGCCGCGTAGCCGAAATTCTGGAAGAAACAATATCAGtgattcaatcaatcaatcaatcaatcaatcaatcaatcaatcaatcaatcaatcaatcaatcaatcaatcaatctattaAATCATTAATCAGGAACGTTGAACTTCATAACTAATATATTTTTCGTAATATATACAGCTGTATTTCTCTGTCCTAACACCCATCATTTTCAGTTCCATTGCTCATTGGGCGATCTTTGGTTTCCTCACAAGTTTCTTGTTATTGTGCAAATTTCGGAACCAAAGGTTAGTACTGCTAGAACGCACTGATTATATACTACACGCGCACTTACTTATCTTTCCGGTGGCAACGTTTCACTGGTAAACAAATGTTGAAAGTTGTCGCTCAGTATTTCAGTATGGGAAGTTTCGCTGTCATCGCTGTATCTATCAGTTGCCTATGTTTTCACCGAGCCTTGTGTCGCTTACGCGACATAATTCGTGGTTTACATCCTATAGCTTACGCGAGCTCCAGCAATTAAGCTGGAAGGTTTATTGAGTCATCTATAAATTGCCAACGCGTCTGATTCGCAGATTAGATTTTCGAAGATCGACGTATGTATTCGTCACTAACGTTGTGCCCGAGTAAaacttgtttttgtgggcacatgttagCCGAATAAATTACATTGCGACTCATCGTTGTACCAGGGTGGGATTCTTCACCGTCACGACAATGTGACAATACTTTGCAAACACTCATCGTACGTTGAACTTCATCCCTCGTACGTAATAAGCTGTAATAGCGCAAGCTCAACACgcacaaaaggaagaaaaacacaACACCACGACATGTTGCTTTTGCGCTTTTACGATCAATCCTAACAACTGTCCCACCTTGCTATCTTACTTTTCAAAGATATTGGTAAGCCATCGTTGAGAGCCCGAGAAATCCTACCATATGTGTGCCGCATATATTCGCGTACGACTTTACTCAACAGATGCTTGAAGCAGCGTCACCGACCGTCCTTCGTTGCATCTTATCTGGTGTAGGGAGCCTCCTCTCACGGCAAGAGTAgctttttggtattgtagaagggcaATTTGCTAACGCAACGCAACTTACAGGTTAGCGCTCATTTAAGGCACCTGATTAGCCAAACAGCCGGCGAAAGGGGCATGGGAACCATCTTTACACAGAGCATGACTTCGTCATGTCATCATCATGACGACTTTGCATCAAGTGTGGGGAAGtgagcttgttggtacatctGAAATGGCAGTAGTTGAGCGCTTAGCAAAGacgaggagaaaaaagaaagacggggGCACAGTGAGAGAATCCAAATTGTGGCTTCACAGAGATTACGCGCCGCACACTTGACGGTTGCAGTACAACTTTAGGCGAACACTGCCCGAATTGTGCTGTTGCCGCTAACCACGTTAAGGGCGCATGAGGCGTTGGTGCTCACCGCGTCCTCCGCAGgcgcgcccgccgctgcgcagAGAAGCAACGATCCTTCGAGCAGCACGAGGAGTAGTCGGGCAGGCATGGCTGTGCTCGTCCCCCGTCGGATGGCCGCGGGTCGGCAGGGCCCCATGGCGCCGCGCGGATGCTCCTCTCGCGGCGACCGCCTGAGAATCATTCTGATGGCGATAGCGGTGGGGATGCGCCTCTCAATGCGACGCATTCACAGTGTCAAATCGATTCAGCCAGTCGTACCAAGCAAATACATGTTTGCCTATCCTGGAGTAAAAAccaaaacacaaaacaaacaaaataaggCGTCTTTAGAAACGAATACAATAAATAAAAGCAGACATTCGGCCTGATGTACTTCTAgctaacaagaaagaaaaaaaaacgcgagaaatgGCGACGAGGAAGAAGGTACACATAAAAAATGTTGCTTAAGCCTCTAGCTAGACCGGACAAAATGTCGTTCTGGAATTTGATACGGTTTCTAGCCACACTGGATTGCTTGATCCGTAAATTTTTCCACCCAAATGGCTTTATTATAACTACGGCCCGTCGATGGGTTAATAATCCATATTAAGGTGATGATCTTATTGTGGGTACGGGCCAGTTTTACGTGGAAACAAAAGCAAGCTCAGCCAACCTTTTCTTTCTACTTTTTAATTAATGTCTATCAAGTAATCAAATATTGATGAATAAATTGTTATTGCACTTCTTTTATCATCTACTTTCGCTTTGCAACCGCGTTTACTCTACAGAGGTATTGCAGTGTTATTTCTGAGCCTAAGTAGATATattccacccatttcttggccaaacCCCATAGTGGCTGTGATTCAGATGTTcgataaacaacaacaacaacaacaacaacaaaacaacaacaacaacaacaacaacaacaacaacaacaacaacaacaacaacaacaacaacaacaacaacaacaacaacaacaacaacaacaacaacaacaacaacaacaacaacaacaacaacaacaacaacaacaacaacaacaacaacaacaacaacaacaacaacaacaagcaacGGATAGTGTCATGGTTATGTCATGTAAACTCTTAGAGAGAGTTGCGCTGGAAGTAGCGACGCACGCTGCCCTAGAAAAACTGGAAGCCGTGCGCATACTAAGACATATAGAAGTCCACTTGTTCATCGTGCACGCTGGTGGCACTACGGCGCGCACCTGATGTCGCCATTGACTACAGCGGCGAAGAAATTGAAAGGCTTCTGTCTTCAACGACTTTCATCGCTTcggctgctcgacgagcgtcaagcTTGTTTTCGAGGGAAACAGGCTCTGACGTGAGCTACCTGTGACgtaaagtgagtgagtgagtaaacgtttattgggtccagcaaaaCGTGATAAAACAcgcacccggctaatcccacgACAGGACCAACAGGTCTAGCCTGCTGGCCCGATCACGGGcgcgctggacggccaggatttggtcttcaaagaCGGGACTTCGCAGGAGTGCGTCCCACTCTGTCTTGGTGAACTTTGGTTTCAACGACCCTCACTGCCAGAGCCTATGAGACAAAGTAGCAGCCTCACCACAGGCCGCGCAAGAACAATTCGGGTAAATGTCAGGTTATATGCGGTTAAGGGACGCCGGATTTGGGTATGAGTTAGTTTGCAGGATTCTGAGCGTGACCGCCTGCGGCCTGCTTAGCTTGGAATGAGGTGGCGGGAAGACCCTACTCTCTAACTAAATGAATTTAATAATTTCATTGTGCGTAATAGGAGCGTCCTTGTGTCTAGGGGGAGAGTCGTCCGATCCGAGGGCAGCGCGGTCGGTAAAGCCACGCGCAGCCTCGTGGGTAGACTCGTTGAGGTTCAGAATAACCCCCTCGATCGCCCCGACGTGGGCAGGGAACCAAAGGATGGAGTGTGTGGAGCTGTCGCCGTGTTTGGCGCCTTTCAGAATTTGAACTACCTGCCGGGCTACCCGGCCTTTCTGTAATTCCATGAAGGCCGCTTTCACGTAAAGGCGGAGTGCGTGAGACACCCGGTGCGTCGTTATATACCCCGACCACGCCAATGTCGCAAGTGTTTAAAGTTAGGCCATGTCAGTGCTGTCTGCATAGGCCAGACAGCATCCTCGGCTGTGCA
This Dermacentor silvarum isolate Dsil-2018 chromosome 6, BIME_Dsil_1.4, whole genome shotgun sequence DNA region includes the following protein-coding sequences:
- the LOC125946320 gene encoding uncharacterized protein LOC125946320; translated protein: MGPCRPAAIRRGTSTAMPARLLLVLLEGSLLLCAAAGAPAEDANFGYAALGILRYRDASGFESLHCAYVSTRFKRPPYGKENDTFREAVFVYANQSCDLGLEKSTAKHVVLMLPVDESPCPFEASFSQAVSAHAYSVLVARNVTVQAPPLGTAPPRCRDRYG